In a genomic window of Scyliorhinus torazame isolate Kashiwa2021f chromosome 5, sScyTor2.1, whole genome shotgun sequence:
- the LOC140418748 gene encoding uncharacterized protein — translation MERQKDAGTIEKPWKCGDCGKGFRFPSELETHHRSHTGERPFTCSECGKGFTRLTHLTAHQLVHSDMRPFKCSDCEKSFKNKFNLLTHQRVHTGERPFTCSECGKGFTQLSSLLTHQRMHSGEKPFTCTDCGKRFAQLSNLLTHQRGHTGEKPFTCPECGVTFAQLCKLLDHQRVHTGERPFTCCVCGKGFAQSSTRLRHQRIHTGVRQFICSECGKGFTQSAQLTSHQRVHSDARPFKCSTCEKSFKGKMDLLIHQRSHTGERPFTCTMCGKGFTQHSLRLKHQRSHTRETLFICSVCGKGFTHSFTLQKHQRVHKRLQGLDSDIAAVNHIQD, via the coding sequence atGGAGAGACAGAAGGACGCCGGCACCattgagaaaccgtggaaatgtggggattgtgggaagggattccgtttcccttctgagctggaaactcatcaccgcagtcacaccggggagagaccattcacctgttccgagtgtggaaagggattcactcgactaacacatctgactgcacaccaacttgttcactctgacatgagaccttttaaatgttccgattgtgagaagagctttaaaaacaaatttaatcttctgacgcaccagcgagttcacactggggagaggccgttcacttgctccgagtgtgggaagggattcactcagttatccagccttttgacacaccagcgaatgcacagcggggagaaaccattcacgtgcactgattgtgggaagagattcgctcagttatccaatcttctgacacaccagcgaggtcacactggagagaaaccattcacctgtcctgagtgtggggtGACATTCGCTCAGTTATGCAAACTGTTGgatcatcagcgggttcacactggggagagaccattcacatgctgtgtgtgtgggaagggattcgctcagtcatccacccggctgagacaccagcgcattcacactggggtgagacagtttatctgctctgaatgtgggaagggattcactcagtctgcCCAACTCACCtcacaccaacgtgttcactctgacgcgagaccttttaaatgttccacctgtgagaagagcttcaaaggcaaaatggatctgctgattcaccagcgcagtcacactggagagaggccgttcacctgtaccatgtgtgggaagggattcactcagcattCCCTCCGGCTCAAACACCAgcgcagtcacaccagggagacattattcatctgctctgtgtgtgggaagggattcactcattcattcaccctgcagaaacaccagcgagttcacaagcgattacaggggttggattctgatattgctgctgttaatcacatccaggactga